The Nerophis lumbriciformis linkage group LG34, RoL_Nlum_v2.1, whole genome shotgun sequence genome includes a window with the following:
- the gje1a gene encoding gap junction epsilon-1 protein isoform X1 codes for MSLNYIKNFYEGCLRPPTVIGQFHTLFFGSVRMFFLGVLGFAVYGNEALHFSCDPDRRELNLYCYNQFRPITPQVFWALQLVTVLVPGAVFHLYAACKNIDQEEILERPIYTVFYIISVLLRIILEVIAFWLQSHLFGFQVHPLYMCDASALEKAFNVTKCMVPEHFEKTIFLSAMYTFTVITILLCIAEIFEILCRRLGYLNNQ; via the exons ATGTCTTTAAACTACATCAAAAACTTCTATGAAGGATGC ctCAGGCCTCCGACGGTGATCGGCCAGTTCCACACCTTGTTCTTCGgctcggtgcggatgttcttcctgGGAGTTCTGGGCTTCGCCGTCTACGGGAATGAGGCACTGCACTTCAGCTGCGACCCAGATCGCAGAGAGCTCAACCTGTACTGTTACAACCAGTTCCGACCCATAACGCCTCAG GTCTTCTGGGCCTTACAGCTGGTCACGGTTTTGGTTCCGGGAGCAGTGTTCCACCTCTATGCGGCCTGCAAGAACATCGACCAGGAGGAGATCCTGGAGCGACCCATCTACACCGTTTTCTACATCATCTCTGTTCTCCTACGAATCATTTTGGAAGTCATCGCCTTCTGGCTACAAAGTCACCTGTTTGGCTTCCAG GTTCACCCACTCTATATGTGCGACGCCAGTGCTTTGGAGAAGGCCTTCAACGTGACCAAGTGCATGGTGCCCGAGCACTTTGAAAAGACCATCTTCTTGAGCGCCATGTACACCTTCACCGTCATCACCATTCTGCTATGCATCGCCGAGATCTTCGAGATACTCTGCAGACGTCTTGGCTATCTCAACAACCAATGA
- the gje1a gene encoding gap junction epsilon-1 protein isoform X2: protein MNNTPPGLRLLRPPTVIGQFHTLFFGSVRMFFLGVLGFAVYGNEALHFSCDPDRRELNLYCYNQFRPITPQVFWALQLVTVLVPGAVFHLYAACKNIDQEEILERPIYTVFYIISVLLRIILEVIAFWLQSHLFGFQVHPLYMCDASALEKAFNVTKCMVPEHFEKTIFLSAMYTFTVITILLCIAEIFEILCRRLGYLNNQ, encoded by the exons ATGAACAACACGCCGCCAGGATTACGGTTG ctCAGGCCTCCGACGGTGATCGGCCAGTTCCACACCTTGTTCTTCGgctcggtgcggatgttcttcctgGGAGTTCTGGGCTTCGCCGTCTACGGGAATGAGGCACTGCACTTCAGCTGCGACCCAGATCGCAGAGAGCTCAACCTGTACTGTTACAACCAGTTCCGACCCATAACGCCTCAG GTCTTCTGGGCCTTACAGCTGGTCACGGTTTTGGTTCCGGGAGCAGTGTTCCACCTCTATGCGGCCTGCAAGAACATCGACCAGGAGGAGATCCTGGAGCGACCCATCTACACCGTTTTCTACATCATCTCTGTTCTCCTACGAATCATTTTGGAAGTCATCGCCTTCTGGCTACAAAGTCACCTGTTTGGCTTCCAG GTTCACCCACTCTATATGTGCGACGCCAGTGCTTTGGAGAAGGCCTTCAACGTGACCAAGTGCATGGTGCCCGAGCACTTTGAAAAGACCATCTTCTTGAGCGCCATGTACACCTTCACCGTCATCACCATTCTGCTATGCATCGCCGAGATCTTCGAGATACTCTGCAGACGTCTTGGCTATCTCAACAACCAATGA